Proteins from a single region of Abyssalbus ytuae:
- a CDS encoding glycoside hydrolase, whose product MYRTDFLIKNIVIIHILLFNFSCSNGSKDNQTDEENNNGKDKVVLQIDKNQVYQTIDNFGASDAWSCQFIGQWPMEKREKIADLLFSQDFKNDGSAVGIGLSLWRFNIGAGSAGQGEASEISDEWRRAESFLQSNGTYDWEKQKGQVWFANAAKSGGVQKLLAFTNSPPVHFTKNNKAYSSDGQSNLEADKYPDFANYLADVIEGLGSMDLKVNYLSPFNEPQWDWSDATQEGCPFWNNQISDFVKIMNTELVNRGLEVSIDVGEAGKIDYLFEEADKVGRSNQITDFFSESSGNYIGNLSQVSNVISGHSYFTTSPYSTAVNKRTSLANAINNITDLNFWMSEYCVLGDNAGELDGNGRDLSINSGLYVARVIHNDLVVANASAWHWWLAVSPYDYKDGLIYVDKQKDDGQFYESKILWALGNFSRFIRPGYQRINVTKEENIPNNNLLCSGYKNPDSGGVVLVIINSDIKNITISLENGDQKLIVSKAYITSDDKDLDVFEIDNSAVEIPARSIITFLINS is encoded by the coding sequence ATGTACAGAACAGATTTTTTAATAAAAAATATAGTTATAATTCATATCCTGCTTTTTAATTTTTCATGTAGTAATGGTTCGAAAGACAATCAAACTGATGAAGAAAATAATAATGGTAAGGATAAGGTTGTCCTGCAGATAGACAAAAACCAGGTTTACCAAACAATAGATAATTTTGGAGCTTCTGATGCCTGGTCTTGTCAGTTTATAGGGCAATGGCCCATGGAGAAAAGAGAAAAAATAGCCGATTTATTATTTAGTCAGGACTTCAAAAATGATGGATCGGCAGTAGGAATCGGCCTTTCATTATGGCGCTTTAACATTGGAGCAGGTAGTGCAGGGCAGGGGGAGGCCAGTGAAATTTCAGATGAATGGAGAAGGGCGGAATCCTTTCTTCAATCTAACGGAACGTATGATTGGGAAAAGCAAAAAGGGCAGGTATGGTTTGCAAATGCAGCTAAGTCTGGAGGAGTCCAAAAGTTACTGGCATTTACCAATAGCCCTCCCGTACATTTTACCAAAAATAATAAAGCCTATTCTTCGGATGGACAATCTAATTTAGAAGCAGATAAATATCCCGATTTTGCAAATTATTTGGCCGATGTAATTGAAGGCCTTGGGAGTATGGATTTAAAAGTTAACTATTTAAGCCCTTTTAATGAACCTCAATGGGATTGGTCTGATGCTACCCAGGAAGGATGCCCCTTTTGGAACAATCAGATTTCGGACTTTGTTAAAATAATGAATACTGAATTGGTAAACAGGGGGTTAGAGGTAAGTATAGATGTAGGCGAGGCGGGTAAAATAGACTATTTATTTGAAGAAGCCGATAAGGTGGGAAGATCCAATCAAATCACCGATTTTTTTAGTGAAAGTTCCGGTAACTACATAGGGAACTTATCTCAGGTAAGTAATGTTATTTCCGGTCATAGTTATTTCACAACCTCACCGTATTCAACAGCCGTTAATAAAAGAACCTCTTTAGCGAATGCTATAAATAATATTACTGATTTAAATTTTTGGATGTCGGAATATTGTGTGTTAGGTGACAATGCCGGGGAGTTAGACGGAAATGGACGGGATTTAAGCATAAATTCAGGTTTGTATGTTGCACGGGTAATTCATAATGATCTGGTAGTGGCCAATGCCTCTGCCTGGCATTGGTGGTTGGCAGTTTCGCCTTACGACTATAAAGATGGATTGATATATGTTGATAAACAAAAAGATGACGGACAATTTTATGAAAGTAAGATTCTATGGGCTTTGGGAAACTTCAGCCGGTTTATCCGCCCGGGCTATCAACGAATAAATGTTACAAAAGAAGAGAATATTCCGAATAACAATCTCCTCTGTTCAGGATACAAAAACCCTGATTCCGGAGGAGTAGTATTGGTGATTATCAACTCGGATATAAAAAATATAACTATATCACTGGAGAATGGTGATCAAAAATTAATTGTATCAAAAGCATATATCACCTCCGATGATAAAGATTTAGATGTTTTTGAAATTGATAACTCTGCTGTAGAAATACCTGCACGTTCTATCATTACTTTTTTAATTAATTCTTAA
- a CDS encoding glycoside hydrolase family 2 TIM barrel-domain containing protein, with amino-acid sequence MKTFNFSHTFLLFILLIIVPLSSFSQFEKQVFNEDWEFYKGGLSYTQASDLSKKDNWKLVELPHDWSIEEPFEEKWASGTGYLPGGIAWYRKEFDLKKTKDKRYTIYFDGVYKNSEVWINGYYLGKRPNGFIPFYYDITDHIRNKQNLIIVKVDHSDYADSRFYTGSGIYRNVYLMTNEKHHFSQWGVFFTTPRVSSSAANVQVEVKLENHEAKAKPAKVRLFLKDKKGNIVTETEKDILSQPGTNNTQINFTVNSPKLWSVNHPELYILHLDLYIDNKIADQWENKVGIRDIRFNPDKGFFLNNESTIIKGVCIHHDAGALGAAVPEDVWKKRLETLKELGCNAIRMSHYPHQDYIYDLCDEMGFLVQDEAFDEWEIGKNKWIEGWNVGTPGHDGYNKDFNKWATVDLADMIKRNRNHPSIIMWSIGNEIDYPNDPYSHPVLDEGNNPQIYGKGYQKDNPPASRLGELAEVLVKSAKSVDTTRPVTAALAGVTMSNHTNYPGLLDIVGYNYQEYRYENDHKAFPDRIIYGSENGDALAAWEAVVKNEFISSQFLWTAFDFIGEARKWPSRSSGAGILDLAGKPKPDFYFRKSLWNDDPMVYLGVAENERSILRRFNISPVWDGKKGEKKWVTCYANTEEVELFLNGKSLGKQKAVYSTDKMISWEVEFELGELLAKGYNNGNTVAKYILNSPGKVSGLQVSTDKDSFGLTKREVIHIDILTVDSRNNRVINDDRNIEIEVKGPAKLIGLESGDLSSHENYQANHRKTYLGQLRAYIQTSSQKGDITVKIKSENLPENEIIIKSGKR; translated from the coding sequence ATGAAAACATTTAATTTTTCACATACATTCTTATTATTCATATTACTCATTATAGTTCCATTAAGTTCCTTTTCTCAGTTTGAAAAGCAAGTCTTTAATGAGGACTGGGAGTTTTATAAAGGTGGGCTTTCTTATACACAGGCAAGCGATTTAAGTAAAAAAGACAACTGGAAATTAGTGGAATTGCCCCACGATTGGAGTATTGAAGAACCATTTGAAGAAAAATGGGCAAGTGGTACAGGATACCTTCCGGGTGGCATTGCATGGTACCGAAAAGAATTTGACCTCAAGAAAACAAAAGACAAACGTTATACCATTTATTTTGACGGTGTTTATAAGAATAGTGAAGTATGGATAAACGGGTATTATTTAGGTAAACGGCCTAATGGCTTTATACCATTTTACTATGACATAACCGATCATATAAGAAATAAGCAAAATTTAATTATAGTAAAAGTTGATCATTCTGATTACGCTGATTCCCGTTTTTATACAGGATCAGGCATTTACAGGAATGTATATTTAATGACAAATGAAAAGCATCATTTTTCCCAATGGGGTGTTTTCTTCACTACCCCACGTGTTTCTTCAAGTGCGGCAAATGTGCAAGTAGAAGTGAAATTAGAGAATCATGAAGCAAAAGCTAAGCCGGCTAAAGTCCGCTTATTTTTAAAAGATAAGAAAGGTAATATAGTGACAGAAACAGAAAAGGATATTCTCAGTCAGCCGGGAACCAATAATACACAAATAAACTTTACGGTAAATTCTCCGAAATTATGGTCTGTCAATCATCCCGAACTCTATATCCTGCATCTCGACCTTTATATTGACAACAAGATTGCCGATCAGTGGGAAAATAAAGTTGGAATCAGGGATATCAGGTTTAACCCCGATAAAGGTTTTTTCCTTAATAATGAAAGTACCATTATTAAAGGAGTTTGCATTCACCATGATGCCGGGGCATTAGGCGCTGCAGTGCCTGAAGATGTTTGGAAAAAAAGGCTGGAAACTTTAAAAGAACTGGGTTGTAATGCAATAAGAATGAGTCATTATCCTCATCAGGATTATATCTATGACCTTTGCGATGAAATGGGATTTTTAGTTCAGGATGAAGCGTTTGATGAATGGGAAATTGGTAAAAATAAGTGGATAGAAGGCTGGAATGTAGGTACACCGGGGCATGATGGCTATAATAAAGATTTTAATAAATGGGCCACTGTTGATCTTGCAGATATGATTAAAAGAAATCGTAATCACCCTTCAATAATTATGTGGAGTATTGGAAATGAGATAGATTACCCGAATGACCCTTACAGCCACCCGGTGCTTGATGAAGGAAACAACCCACAGATATACGGTAAAGGATATCAGAAAGATAATCCACCGGCAAGCCGTTTGGGAGAATTGGCAGAAGTATTGGTTAAAAGTGCAAAAAGTGTGGATACCACAAGGCCGGTAACAGCGGCATTGGCGGGAGTAACCATGTCCAATCACACAAATTATCCGGGACTTTTGGATATAGTAGGGTATAATTACCAGGAATATCGCTATGAAAACGACCATAAGGCATTTCCGGATAGGATAATTTATGGTAGTGAAAATGGAGATGCACTGGCTGCGTGGGAAGCGGTGGTTAAAAATGAATTTATTTCTTCCCAGTTTCTTTGGACAGCTTTCGATTTTATTGGAGAAGCAAGGAAGTGGCCCTCACGAAGCAGCGGAGCCGGGATACTGGATTTGGCAGGGAAACCTAAACCGGATTTCTATTTCAGGAAGAGTCTGTGGAATGACGATCCTATGGTTTATTTGGGAGTAGCAGAAAATGAGCGAAGCATATTAAGAAGATTTAATATTTCACCGGTTTGGGATGGAAAAAAAGGAGAAAAGAAATGGGTGACCTGTTATGCCAATACAGAAGAAGTTGAGTTGTTTCTCAATGGAAAGAGTTTGGGAAAACAAAAAGCTGTCTATTCAACTGATAAGATGATTTCATGGGAGGTTGAATTTGAACTGGGAGAACTTCTGGCAAAAGGTTATAACAATGGCAATACTGTTGCAAAGTATATATTAAACTCCCCCGGTAAAGTATCGGGGCTTCAGGTTAGTACCGACAAAGATTCATTTGGTTTAACCAAAAGAGAGGTAATTCATATTGATATATTAACGGTTGATTCCCGTAATAACAGGGTGATCAATGATGACAGGAATATAGAAATTGAAGTAAAGGGTCCTGCAAAATTAATAGGACTGGAAAGCGGAGATCTTTCAAGTCATGAAAATTACCAGGCGAATCATCGAAAAACATATCTGGGACAGTTAAGGGCTTATATTCAAACCAGTAGTCAAAAAGGAGATATCACAGTTAAAATAAAATCGGAAAACCTTCCGGAAAACGAAATAATAATCAAAAGTGGGAAAAGATAA
- a CDS encoding RagB/SusD family nutrient uptake outer membrane protein — protein sequence MKKNVLFILCVCATIFSTSCEDDFLEVESTNLTDQAVFADPDLADAFVRGLYTSVRIADKEPGHNGDDTPAGFGRGFHWAMWSSVSDESIYSNDDQTYLVQRGQMSPSNYGFMSTSWGRNYRNIREVNIGLTNIDTDASPFEEDVKLRLVGELHFIRAFRYFELLKGFGEIPLMGDEVYELNSDFTPLYDRKSIDEVVNYIDDELAIAINNLPDDNGARATRGAALALRSRVLLYAASPLYTNGNNDAQKWQDAADAAKAVIDMGKYSLVTNLDPDPAENFRKFFVTRTATSEDIFTRFYMETSSAGGRAIPIERMNGPNGSGGWGGNGPMQNFVDDFEMANGLPIDDPASGYDDQAPYENRDPRFYATVVHNGMMFRDRPYESFLPGGLDSSDGNEPWNTSKTGYLLRKFMREDITLNDWNDMGTSPWRYFRYAEILLNYAEAQNEAAGPDASVYAAVNEVRERAGMPLLAGLSQDQMRDRIRNERRVELAFEEHRYFDVRRWMIADQTENEPAEGIRITKDSGGNLTYEKSIALDGRSFDQKHYWFPIPLSDITASNGVLKQNPGY from the coding sequence ATGAAAAAAAATGTATTATTTATATTATGTGTATGCGCTACCATATTTTCAACCTCGTGTGAAGATGATTTTTTGGAAGTTGAAAGTACTAATTTAACAGACCAGGCTGTTTTTGCAGACCCGGACTTAGCAGATGCATTTGTGAGAGGTTTATATACAAGTGTAAGAATAGCCGATAAAGAACCCGGACATAACGGAGATGATACACCTGCAGGATTTGGCAGGGGTTTTCACTGGGCGATGTGGAGCTCGGTATCCGATGAATCTATATACAGTAATGATGACCAGACCTATTTGGTTCAAAGAGGCCAGATGTCTCCCAGTAATTACGGATTTATGAGTACTTCCTGGGGCCGGAATTACCGGAACATCCGTGAAGTGAATATAGGGCTTACGAATATTGATACCGATGCATCACCTTTTGAAGAAGATGTGAAACTACGTTTGGTAGGAGAGCTCCATTTTATCAGGGCATTCAGGTATTTTGAACTTCTTAAAGGTTTTGGGGAAATTCCGCTTATGGGTGACGAAGTTTATGAATTGAATAGTGATTTTACCCCTCTGTACGATAGAAAAAGTATTGATGAGGTAGTTAATTATATTGATGATGAGTTAGCCATCGCTATTAATAATCTTCCCGACGATAACGGCGCCAGGGCTACCCGGGGGGCAGCACTGGCATTGAGATCCAGGGTGCTTTTATATGCTGCCAGTCCATTATATACAAATGGGAACAATGATGCTCAGAAATGGCAAGATGCAGCAGATGCCGCAAAAGCAGTTATCGATATGGGCAAATATAGCCTTGTGACTAATCTTGATCCGGATCCTGCGGAAAACTTCAGAAAATTTTTTGTAACCCGTACAGCCACTTCCGAAGATATTTTTACCCGCTTTTATATGGAAACAAGTAGTGCAGGCGGAAGGGCAATTCCTATCGAGCGAATGAATGGGCCAAATGGCTCCGGCGGATGGGGGGGCAACGGCCCCATGCAAAACTTTGTCGATGATTTTGAGATGGCCAATGGGTTACCTATAGACGATCCTGCTTCCGGGTATGATGACCAGGCCCCTTACGAGAACAGGGACCCGAGATTTTATGCAACAGTAGTACATAATGGCATGATGTTTAGAGACAGGCCTTATGAATCTTTCTTGCCGGGAGGATTGGATAGTTCCGACGGAAATGAACCATGGAATACTTCCAAAACAGGCTATTTACTCAGAAAATTTATGAGGGAAGATATAACCCTGAATGATTGGAATGATATGGGTACTTCTCCCTGGAGGTATTTCCGTTATGCCGAAATATTACTGAATTATGCCGAAGCCCAGAATGAAGCTGCAGGACCCGATGCTTCAGTATATGCAGCAGTAAACGAGGTAAGGGAAAGAGCAGGAATGCCGCTATTGGCAGGATTAAGTCAGGATCAAATGCGTGATCGTATAAGGAATGAACGAAGAGTTGAACTTGCTTTTGAAGAACATAGATATTTTGATGTACGTAGGTGGATGATAGCCGATCAAACCGAAAATGAACCGGCAGAGGGGATAAGAATTACAAAAGATTCCGGCGGAAACTTAACCTATGAAAAATCTATTGCCCTGGATGGCAGATCGTTTGACCAAAAACATTACTGGTTCCCGATCCCGCTTTCTGATATAACCGCATCCAACGGAGTGTTAAAACAAAATCCGGGATATTAG
- a CDS encoding SusC/RagA family TonB-linked outer membrane protein, translating into MNYSVNFTSFPLKKIILLLTFFSLGVSSVFGQEVTISGLVSDLQGNPIPGVNIVEKGTLNGTSTDFDGNYTISAAPSATLVFSYVGFTSKEISIGNQTKIDVTLIEDISQLDEVVIVGYGQKSRATLTGAVSTTTGEELVKSPQPNVSNSLSGRVSGVIGLNRTGEPGVDGATIRIRGISTTGDNNPLVVIDGVANRVGGLERLNPNDIENITVLKDASAAIYGSQAANGVILITTKRGTLGKPQFSFTHNQSFLTPTKLPDMADSPTYARIINEINYYRNPGGGLNQVYSEEDIRTFENGSDPDNFANTDWVDESIKDFSLMDNQNLSIRGGGERVTYYASLGRLHQDGIYKNGNNKYDQINLRSNLDMQATDNLKIGLDIGLRKEDRLFPIQSAGNIFRAIYRTYPTIPARFSNGLPSAGVEQGQNPIIISTGIPGTNDQLTTIINTNLSVEYKFPFLEGLSLKGLYSEDRSFRRVRSFSIPYTTYQIDNSTSPASFNEVVGGPDSGTPELYQEQEDYVLQTANVRLGFDRYFNNHHLDMFIGYEQQESNFREFTATRTGFLSDQIPEFDLGGGEPEQSTNSGYSEKFTRQNFFGRISYDFDQKYLLELQARYDGSSRFSEGNRFGFFPSVSMGWRISEEEWFKYEAINNLKLKASYGLLGNDRIDPFQFLNTYTLRPTDFVDNNQTPQPIFIINQLANPDITWETAKKLDVGFEIGLFNTVSLEFDYFSETREDLLTTRSGSLPLVSGIVNEYDLSSIIPQENIGEVENKGFELTANFRKNIGDLNLFANANFTYNKNKVVFLDDAEGLPQYQLTKGKPLNSELLYDAIGIFRTQDDLDNNVTLPGQQLGDLIYRDVNGDGEISELDRVRQDLTNVPQIIYGFSFGGEYKNFDFSVLFQGQARSVQYVAAESGEVGNFFSSWANNRWSPTNPDGTYPRVDVRTSSSINEGLFRNDFWLVNTSFLRLKNVELGFSLPKYMLTSLGAESVRLSLSGFNLVTFTKAKDVDPEGDSGNGQFYPQQKIYNIGINVNF; encoded by the coding sequence ATGAATTATTCAGTGAATTTTACTTCTTTTCCACTTAAAAAAATTATACTTCTCCTCACGTTTTTCAGTTTAGGAGTTAGTAGTGTTTTTGGACAGGAAGTAACCATATCAGGATTAGTTTCTGATTTACAAGGAAACCCCATCCCGGGTGTAAATATTGTTGAGAAAGGGACATTAAATGGAACAAGTACTGATTTTGATGGTAACTATACAATCAGTGCTGCTCCTTCTGCAACCTTGGTATTTTCGTATGTTGGTTTTACTTCAAAAGAAATATCTATTGGGAATCAAACGAAAATAGATGTTACGCTCATAGAAGATATTTCACAATTAGACGAAGTAGTAATTGTGGGTTATGGACAAAAATCCAGGGCCACTCTTACCGGGGCAGTATCAACAACCACGGGTGAAGAACTTGTAAAAAGCCCACAACCCAATGTTTCTAATTCCCTATCCGGTAGAGTTTCGGGGGTTATTGGGCTTAATAGAACAGGAGAGCCCGGGGTAGATGGTGCTACCATACGGATTAGAGGTATAAGTACAACGGGTGATAATAACCCTTTAGTTGTAATAGACGGGGTTGCAAACAGAGTAGGAGGGCTGGAACGTTTAAACCCAAATGATATTGAAAATATTACAGTGTTAAAAGATGCTTCGGCTGCCATTTATGGTTCTCAGGCGGCCAATGGGGTAATTTTGATTACCACTAAAAGAGGAACTTTAGGAAAACCTCAATTTAGTTTTACACACAATCAAAGTTTTTTAACGCCTACTAAGTTACCGGACATGGCCGATTCGCCAACCTATGCCAGAATTATTAATGAAATTAACTATTATAGAAATCCAGGCGGAGGATTAAACCAGGTATATTCCGAAGAAGATATTCGCACTTTTGAAAATGGTTCAGATCCGGATAATTTTGCAAACACTGACTGGGTTGATGAATCTATTAAAGATTTTTCATTAATGGATAATCAAAATTTATCAATACGAGGAGGGGGAGAAAGGGTTACTTATTATGCCTCTTTGGGAAGACTTCATCAGGATGGAATTTATAAGAATGGCAATAATAAATACGATCAGATTAATTTAAGATCAAATCTTGATATGCAAGCTACCGATAATCTAAAAATAGGTTTGGATATTGGTCTTAGAAAGGAAGATAGATTATTCCCCATTCAGAGTGCCGGGAATATCTTTAGGGCTATATATCGTACCTATCCTACAATTCCTGCGCGTTTTTCAAACGGATTACCTTCTGCCGGAGTTGAGCAGGGTCAAAACCCAATCATTATTTCTACCGGTATCCCGGGAACAAATGATCAATTAACTACCATTATAAACACTAATTTAAGTGTAGAATATAAGTTCCCGTTTTTAGAAGGATTGTCTTTAAAAGGGCTTTACTCTGAAGACAGAAGTTTTAGAAGGGTTCGAAGTTTTTCAATCCCATATACCACCTATCAGATTGATAACAGTACATCTCCGGCTTCTTTTAATGAAGTTGTTGGCGGACCCGATAGCGGGACTCCCGAATTATATCAGGAACAGGAAGATTATGTTTTACAAACAGCGAATGTGCGGTTAGGCTTTGACAGATATTTTAATAATCATCACCTGGATATGTTCATAGGCTATGAACAGCAGGAAAGTAACTTTAGAGAATTTACTGCCACCCGCACAGGATTTTTGTCTGACCAGATTCCTGAATTTGATTTAGGTGGAGGAGAACCGGAGCAAAGTACAAATAGCGGTTACAGTGAAAAATTCACAAGGCAGAATTTTTTCGGTAGAATTTCTTATGATTTTGATCAAAAATACCTTTTGGAATTACAAGCCAGGTACGATGGTTCTTCACGCTTTTCCGAAGGCAATCGTTTTGGATTTTTCCCCAGTGTTTCTATGGGTTGGAGAATTTCGGAAGAGGAATGGTTCAAATACGAAGCTATAAATAATTTAAAATTAAAAGCCTCCTATGGATTATTGGGAAATGACAGAATCGATCCTTTTCAATTTTTAAATACTTATACCCTCAGGCCAACTGATTTTGTGGATAATAATCAAACCCCACAACCTATTTTTATAATTAATCAACTCGCTAATCCTGACATAACCTGGGAAACCGCTAAAAAACTCGATGTTGGTTTTGAGATTGGATTGTTTAATACCGTTTCTTTAGAATTTGATTATTTTTCCGAGACCAGGGAAGACCTGTTAACAACAAGGTCCGGTTCACTGCCTTTAGTATCCGGTATTGTTAATGAATATGATCTTTCTTCTATTATTCCCCAGGAGAATATTGGAGAGGTAGAAAATAAAGGATTTGAGCTTACGGCTAATTTCAGAAAAAATATAGGGGACTTAAATTTGTTTGCTAACGCGAATTTCACTTACAATAAAAATAAAGTAGTTTTTTTAGATGATGCAGAAGGGTTGCCGCAATACCAGCTAACAAAAGGAAAACCATTAAATTCTGAACTTTTGTATGATGCCATAGGAATTTTCAGAACACAAGACGATCTTGATAATAATGTTACACTGCCCGGACAACAATTAGGAGATCTTATTTACAGGGATGTAAACGGAGATGGAGAAATTTCGGAGCTGGACAGGGTAAGACAGGATCTGACCAACGTTCCGCAGATAATTTATGGCTTTTCATTTGGAGGTGAATACAAGAATTTTGATTTCTCTGTATTATTTCAGGGACAAGCCAGATCGGTTCAATATGTCGCTGCTGAATCCGGTGAAGTTGGTAATTTCTTCAGCTCATGGGCAAATAATAGATGGAGTCCGACCAATCCGGACGGAACTTATCCAAGGGTAGATGTAAGAACTTCTTCAAGTATTAATGAAGGCCTTTTCAGGAATGATTTTTGGCTGGTTAATACTTCTTTTTTAAGATTAAAGAATGTAGAGCTTGGTTTTAGCTTACCTAAATACATGCTAACTAGTTTGGGAGCGGAATCGGTCAGATTATCTTTAAGCGGATTTAACCTTGTAACTTTTACTAAAGCAAAAGATGTAGACCCCGAAGGGGATAGTGGAAACGGACAGTTTTATCCTCAGCAAAAAATATATAACATAGGTATTAATGTTAATTTTTAA